One window of the Mobula birostris isolate sMobBir1 chromosome 19, sMobBir1.hap1, whole genome shotgun sequence genome contains the following:
- the lrrc3b gene encoding leucine-rich repeat-containing protein 3B, translating to MKLMDLFLARSLSTYFLLQGFVLLTLCFHSTSMCPKGCLCSHASSLNVSCSNANLKEIPKDLPPDTALLYLDSNQIRSVPNEVFKDLHHLKVLNLSKNAIESIEERAFKGVADTLQTLDLSNNKIKSVHKDTFSKLKGRAQISDNPWHCDCTLQQVLRDMPSKHETANNIICETAVLEQHTGKPFLSAANEADLCNLSKKTTDVAMLVTMFGWFTMVISYVVYYVRQNQEDARRHLEYLKSLPSKQKKPEESDDISTVL from the coding sequence ATGAAGCTGATGGACCTGTTCCTAGCTCGTTCCCTCTCCACGTATTTTCTGCTGCAGGGTTTTGTGCTCTTGACATTGTGCTTTCACTCCACCAGCATGTGTCCCAAAGGCTGTCTGTGTTCTCACGCCAGCAGCCTGAACGTAAGCTGTAGCAACGCAAACCTTAAAGAGATTCCCAAGGACCTTCCCCCAGACACCGCCTTACTCTACTTGGACTCGAATCAAATAAGGTCTGTTCCCAATGAGGTTTTCAAAGACCTGCACCATCTCAAAGTACTGAATCTGTCCAAGAATGCTATTGAGTCCATAGAGGAGCGTGCATTCAAAGGGGTGGCTGACACTTTGCAGACGCTTGATCTTTCAAACAACAAGATCAAAAGTGTCCACAAGGACACCTTCAGCAAGCTCAAGGGCAGAGCCCAGATTTCTGACAACCCATGGCACTGCGACTGCACCCTCCAGCAGGTACTTCGCGACATGCCCTCCAAGCACGAGACGGCCAACAACATCATCTGTGAGACCGCCGTCCTGGAGCAGCACACGGGCAAGCCCTTCCTCAGCGCTGCCAACGAGGCCGACCTCTGTAACCTGTCCAAAAAGACGACTGACGTAGCGATGCTGGTCACCATGTTCGGCTGGTTCACCATGGTGATTTCATATGTGGTGTACTATGTGCGTCAGAACCAAGAAGACGCAAGGAGGCACCTTGAATATTTAAAGTCACTCCCGAGCAAGCAAAAGAAGCCAGAGGAATCAGATGACATCAGTACTGTGCTATAA